From a region of the Bradyrhizobium diazoefficiens genome:
- the ribD gene encoding bifunctional diaminohydroxyphosphoribosylaminopyrimidine deaminase/5-amino-6-(5-phosphoribosylamino)uracil reductase RibD, with translation MIFRILEDQFAQKAREAKDADFRYMQLALALGRRGQGRTWPNPAVGAVIVKDGVIVGRGWTRAGGRPHAEPEALRRAGAAARGATLYVTLEPCSHFGKSAPCADAVIAAGIKRVVAAIEDPNPEVAGQGHARLRAAGITVDVGLCAAEAAFDHAGHFRRIRDKRPHVILKLAVSPDGKIGAAGGKPVAITGEAARNRVHLLRAQSDAILVGIGTVLADDPLLTCRLPGMAARSPVRVVLDQSLRIPGASRLMGSARETPLWVVSSELAEAAAATRLGAAGAQTLRVPPRGASGLDLPAVLHALAEKGITRLMVEGGSRVASSFVAADLVDEIWLFRGAEAVGSGGVDALDALPLSKITQSQAYKVHASETFDKDTLTIYERA, from the coding sequence ATGATCTTCCGAATCCTGGAAGATCAGTTCGCGCAGAAGGCCCGCGAGGCCAAGGACGCCGATTTTCGTTACATGCAGCTTGCGCTGGCGCTCGGCCGGCGCGGGCAGGGACGCACCTGGCCGAACCCGGCCGTTGGCGCCGTGATCGTCAAGGATGGCGTGATCGTCGGCCGCGGCTGGACCCGGGCGGGCGGGCGTCCGCATGCCGAGCCCGAAGCGTTGCGCCGGGCCGGCGCAGCTGCGCGCGGCGCCACGCTCTATGTCACGCTGGAGCCGTGCTCGCATTTCGGCAAGTCGGCGCCTTGCGCCGACGCGGTGATCGCGGCCGGTATCAAGCGAGTGGTGGCGGCGATCGAGGATCCCAATCCGGAGGTCGCAGGGCAAGGCCATGCGCGCCTGCGCGCGGCCGGCATCACGGTGGACGTGGGCCTCTGCGCGGCGGAAGCCGCGTTCGATCATGCCGGGCATTTCCGCCGCATCCGGGACAAGCGTCCGCATGTGATCCTGAAGCTCGCGGTGTCGCCCGACGGCAAGATCGGCGCCGCCGGCGGCAAGCCGGTCGCGATCACGGGGGAGGCGGCGCGCAATCGCGTGCATCTGCTCCGTGCGCAGAGCGATGCGATCCTGGTCGGCATCGGCACGGTGCTGGCGGACGATCCGCTTCTCACCTGCCGCCTGCCGGGCATGGCGGCGCGCTCGCCGGTGCGCGTGGTGCTCGATCAGAGCCTGCGCATTCCCGGCGCGAGCAGGCTCATGGGCTCCGCGCGCGAGACGCCGCTGTGGGTAGTGAGTTCTGAGCTCGCCGAAGCCGCGGCCGCAACGCGGCTGGGGGCCGCCGGTGCACAGACGTTGCGCGTGCCGCCGCGCGGTGCATCAGGGCTCGATCTGCCGGCCGTGCTGCACGCGCTGGCCGAGAAGGGCATCACCCGTCTGATGGTCGAGGGCGGCAGCCGGGTTGCGTCCTCGTTCGTCGCGGCCGATCTCGTCGACGAGATCTGGCTGTTCCGTGGCGCGGAAGCGGTGGGTAGCGGCGGCGTCGATGCGCTCGATGCATTGCCCCTGTCGAAAATCACGCAGTCGCAGGCCTACAAGGTTCATGCTAGCGAAACATTCGACAAGGACACTCTCACCATCTACGAGCGCGCGTAA